One segment of Anaerolineae bacterium DNA contains the following:
- a CDS encoding FAD-dependent oxidoreductase: protein MEQADVIIIGSGQGGVPLATDLAQQGQSVVLFERGPLGGSCVNFGCTPSKVFLASAHAASQIRSMPELGLQVQVEVDFPAVMERVRGMINSFNEGVTQGLGESGVRVVKTEATFTGERTVTGNGLTVQAPTVIINTGKSPLIPKIPGLADTPYLTSQDFWGLTELPPRMLVLGGGYVGLELGQGIAQLGSETHIIDRENRIISAEETEVSETLTEALEADGVRFYLNTEAGEVIYKDGVFTLTLSNGDGLEGEALLVAIGRKPNTEALKPEAGGIGVDQQGHIKVDEHFRTNVDGVYAIGDVTGQPAFTHVSWEDYRRLRAILNGEERRQGDRVLGYAFFTEPQVGRVGLTLAEAKQAGYKARAVTMPLEHVTRAIETGYERGFYRMVIDEETDQILGATLVGPETAELAHIFIAHMEAGSTWQVLERSVHIHPAYAEALPGLARMLKNSS from the coding sequence ATGGAACAAGCAGATGTCATTATTATTGGCAGTGGTCAAGGTGGCGTGCCCCTGGCTACCGATTTGGCCCAACAAGGACAAAGCGTGGTGTTATTTGAACGCGGCCCCTTGGGGGGAAGTTGTGTCAATTTTGGTTGTACGCCCTCAAAAGTATTTTTGGCCTCGGCTCACGCGGCCAGTCAAATCCGATCAATGCCGGAATTAGGTTTGCAGGTTCAGGTTGAAGTGGATTTTCCGGCCGTGATGGAGCGGGTCCGGGGAATGATCAACTCTTTTAACGAAGGCGTGACTCAAGGACTCGGTGAGAGTGGGGTGCGGGTGGTCAAAACGGAGGCCACTTTTACCGGCGAACGCACGGTTACCGGCAATGGATTAACCGTGCAGGCCCCCACGGTAATCATTAACACCGGCAAATCACCGCTTATCCCAAAAATTCCCGGGTTGGCCGATACGCCTTACCTGACCTCGCAAGATTTTTGGGGTTTAACGGAACTGCCCCCGCGCATGCTGGTGTTGGGTGGGGGATACGTTGGTTTGGAACTTGGGCAAGGTATCGCTCAATTAGGCAGCGAAACCCACATTATTGACCGGGAAAACCGCATCATCAGCGCTGAGGAAACAGAAGTCAGCGAAACATTAACCGAGGCCCTTGAAGCGGATGGGGTTCGGTTCTATCTGAATACGGAAGCGGGGGAGGTCATTTACAAAGATGGAGTATTTACTTTAACGCTTTCTAATGGCGATGGCCTGGAAGGCGAAGCATTGCTGGTAGCCATTGGTCGCAAACCAAACACGGAAGCCCTTAAACCTGAAGCCGGCGGAATTGGGGTTGATCAACAAGGCCATATAAAAGTTGACGAGCATTTCCGCACCAATGTTGACGGCGTTTATGCCATTGGCGACGTAACTGGCCAGCCCGCCTTTACCCATGTATCCTGGGAAGATTACCGGCGCCTGCGCGCCATCCTCAATGGCGAAGAGCGACGGCAGGGTGATCGTGTTCTCGGTTATGCCTTTTTTACAGAGCCTCAAGTTGGTCGGGTAGGCTTAACCCTGGCCGAGGCCAAACAGGCGGGTTACAAAGCCAGGGCGGTAACCATGCCGCTTGAACACGTAACCCGAGCGATAGAGACCGGTTACGAGCGAGGTTTTTACCGGATGGTGATTGATGAAGAAACAGACCAAATTTTAGGCGCAACCCTGGTTGGCCCCGAAACAGCCGAATTGGCCCATATTTTTATTGCCCATATGGAAGCCGGTTCTACCTGGCAGGTGCTGGAGCGTTCGGTTCACATTCACCCGGCTTATGCCGAGGCGTTGCCCGGCCTGGCCCGAATGTTAAAAAACAGCAGTTAA